The Geotalea uraniireducens Rf4 genome window below encodes:
- a CDS encoding InlB B-repeat-containing protein gives MNNVNFVNRKILRYLLPLLLIIPWLLASVQPASAEKVEVTVEWGSNAAGDNDNGGYVTPPGNGDSGKDVKVTTNTNKTFTIFTDSGFQISDVRLINKDSGTNQSVFTPVNMLGAGDTYTFNVGTSDWILRVFFIPKTGSNVTITATAGANGSISPSGAISVARNGSKTFTMTPNAGYIIGDVLVDGISVGAVSSYTFPNVTIDHTISVSFVPQAYTITATAGANGVISPAGATNVAKNADQTFNIIPNAGYNVLDVKIDGTSVGARTSYTFTNVTANHTINVTFALQTTSMGNYCQQPSFIGSITQLKPNVLILSDNSGSMGWLAYESETYNNAKSYYGYFDPQKMYKNSGTVFTIDTTKILDKNDIMSGNYLNWQMMRRIDVVRKALIGGKVVNRTAATKYLSANGGFTVEYGPTEPTGIIQALDGKVRFGLMFFRSNYEGGYIAAPIGSTAADLVTQIEAKNPSGNTPLAESIYEATKYFGHVASAYDAAVDYSTWADPILYPCQKNFMLVVTDGEPTADINFPGFDTTTWKNKITANGDTHSPYFMEDVAYYAHVTDLRPDTGTVGNPPIAAGGIQNLTIYNVFVFGSAASKTMQLAAKYGGFQDKNENGKPDLAIEWNKSGDGVPDTYFEAQEGDSLETSLMDALTNILARISSGTAASILSNSEGTGANLLQALFYPNKIFEKQTQANWLGEMQNLWYYIDPFFTNSSVREDTDYTDADRAVNKNHVFNLLADKATNFFFDNAATKQTLVDLSYDTNGDGAPDLFDKRVTPDEVNSIWRAGKQLWSRDLSTNPRKIYTTIDGSTLVPFVETAGANPLRAYLQAATDAEANKIIRYVQGFDFPDDTSMRSRTVKIGNIPSTNVTDPAYKTNPKDKGIGVWKLGDIVNSTPRLVSALPLNFYDKAPDKGYRDKSYGDSKNGTGYIYTSDYKRRGLSLAGANDGMLHAFKLGTLDVTAYGDTKATLSGTNLGDELWAYVPKNVLPYLKYFSDPDYCHLCYVDISPYIVDASIAKPAACMEAKAEDCTKDLTSWRTVVIGGMGQGGASRDKAGTCKDATGVDCVKSPLDGVGFSSYYALDITKQFVSSGNPVMPTLLWEFAHPELGYSTSGPVVMRINGKDNSKSPPVPDPTKNGNWYAVFASGPTGPISGQQFLGKSDQNLKLFVLNLKTGALLRVIDTGIPFAFSGSLNDGHSDTDRVDPENRGFYSDDALYIGYTKRAGAGTVASPYTWTDGGVVRLLTKEDPDPNNWTVSKVIDGIGPVTTRISKLQDKIDNILWLFFGTGRYYYGADDIAVQRTLFGVKDPCFKAVVTHLDGTVSKKGDIDEACTEAPVTKSSLDIQTNISATSLTSKGWYIELDAASGGYGAERIITDTVAQQNGLCFFTSFKPNMDVCSFGGSSHLWVVDCATGTAPKVNALKGRALIQVSTGSFESVDFGTALIERGNRRSAPMIGKPPGEPPTIQSQANNKPVKKILRIREK, from the coding sequence ATGAACAACGTTAATTTCGTCAACAGGAAAATCCTCCGGTATTTATTGCCGTTGCTGCTCATCATTCCGTGGCTACTGGCATCGGTTCAGCCGGCATCTGCTGAAAAGGTTGAGGTTACGGTTGAGTGGGGGAGTAACGCCGCGGGCGATAACGATAACGGCGGCTACGTAACGCCTCCCGGCAATGGTGATTCAGGAAAAGATGTAAAGGTTACAACCAATACTAACAAGACGTTTACCATCTTCACCGATTCCGGTTTCCAGATCTCGGATGTGAGATTGATAAACAAGGATTCCGGCACCAACCAGTCGGTTTTCACCCCTGTGAACATGCTTGGTGCAGGCGATACCTACACGTTCAACGTGGGGACTAGTGACTGGATACTGCGGGTTTTCTTTATACCCAAAACGGGGTCGAATGTAACCATAACTGCAACCGCCGGGGCCAACGGCTCCATTTCTCCATCCGGAGCGATCAGTGTCGCAAGAAATGGCAGCAAAACCTTCACCATGACCCCCAACGCCGGCTACATTATAGGCGATGTGCTGGTGGATGGTATATCGGTGGGCGCCGTCAGCTCTTACACCTTCCCCAATGTGACAATCGATCATACCATTTCCGTTTCATTTGTTCCACAAGCCTATACCATTACCGCGACTGCCGGCGCCAACGGTGTGATCTCACCGGCCGGCGCCACCAATGTGGCCAAAAACGCCGATCAGACGTTCAATATCATCCCGAATGCCGGTTATAACGTTTTGGATGTGAAAATTGACGGCACATCGGTCGGGGCAAGGACCTCCTATACCTTCACCAACGTCACCGCCAACCATACCATAAACGTAACCTTTGCCCTCCAGACCACTTCGATGGGGAACTATTGCCAGCAACCCTCCTTTATCGGCTCCATCACCCAATTGAAGCCCAATGTTCTGATCCTGTCCGATAACTCGGGCAGCATGGGGTGGCTTGCATACGAGAGTGAAACGTATAACAATGCAAAGAGCTATTACGGCTATTTCGATCCCCAGAAAATGTATAAGAATTCGGGCACCGTTTTTACGATCGACACCACAAAAATACTCGACAAGAACGACATAATGTCGGGTAACTACTTGAACTGGCAAATGATGCGACGGATCGACGTCGTCAGGAAGGCGTTGATTGGGGGCAAGGTTGTAAATCGGACGGCTGCCACCAAATATTTGTCGGCTAATGGCGGCTTTACGGTTGAATACGGCCCCACGGAACCGACGGGAATTATCCAGGCCCTAGACGGTAAGGTGAGATTCGGCCTGATGTTTTTCCGCTCCAATTACGAGGGAGGGTATATTGCTGCGCCTATCGGTTCCACTGCCGCCGACCTGGTCACACAGATAGAAGCCAAGAACCCCAGCGGCAACACCCCACTGGCAGAGTCGATCTACGAGGCGACCAAGTATTTCGGCCATGTTGCAAGCGCTTATGACGCAGCGGTTGATTACTCCACATGGGCGGACCCGATCCTGTACCCGTGCCAGAAAAACTTCATGTTGGTCGTCACCGACGGCGAGCCGACTGCTGACATCAACTTCCCAGGTTTTGACACAACCACCTGGAAGAATAAGATCACTGCCAATGGCGACACCCACAGCCCGTATTTCATGGAGGATGTTGCCTACTACGCCCATGTCACCGACTTGCGACCCGACACCGGCACCGTCGGCAATCCCCCCATCGCTGCGGGCGGCATTCAGAACCTGACTATTTACAACGTTTTCGTCTTCGGTAGTGCAGCCAGCAAAACTATGCAACTGGCGGCAAAATACGGAGGATTTCAGGACAAGAACGAAAACGGAAAGCCTGACCTGGCAATTGAGTGGAACAAATCCGGCGACGGTGTGCCTGACACCTATTTTGAGGCGCAGGAAGGTGACAGCCTGGAGACCTCGCTGATGGATGCCTTGACGAATATACTGGCACGCATATCCTCCGGTACGGCGGCTTCCATCCTCAGCAACAGCGAGGGGACAGGAGCCAATCTATTGCAGGCGTTATTCTATCCCAACAAGATCTTTGAAAAGCAGACCCAGGCCAATTGGCTCGGCGAAATGCAGAACCTCTGGTATTACATCGATCCCTTTTTCACTAACAGCTCAGTGCGGGAAGACACTGATTATACCGATGCAGACAGGGCAGTAAATAAAAATCATGTGTTTAATCTCCTTGCTGACAAGGCAACCAACTTTTTCTTCGACAATGCTGCGACGAAACAGACACTAGTAGATCTTTCCTATGACACAAATGGAGACGGCGCTCCCGATCTCTTTGACAAGCGAGTCACCCCTGACGAAGTGAACAGTATTTGGCGGGCGGGTAAACAATTGTGGTCAAGGGACCTTTCAACTAACCCGAGAAAGATATATACGACTATTGACGGCAGCACGCTTGTTCCCTTTGTTGAAACGGCCGGAGCCAATCCTCTTCGCGCTTATTTGCAGGCAGCAACCGATGCGGAGGCAAATAAAATAATCAGATATGTACAGGGCTTTGATTTCCCCGACGACACCTCGATGCGAAGCAGAACGGTCAAGATCGGCAATATTCCGTCAACAAACGTTACTGATCCTGCCTATAAGACCAATCCAAAGGATAAAGGCATCGGAGTCTGGAAGTTGGGTGATATTGTCAATTCTACGCCGCGACTGGTTTCGGCGCTCCCTCTGAACTTCTACGACAAAGCGCCTGATAAAGGTTATCGCGATAAATCGTACGGTGATTCCAAGAATGGAACGGGTTATATTTATACGTCTGATTACAAGCGTAGAGGACTGTCGCTTGCCGGCGCCAATGACGGCATGCTGCATGCTTTCAAACTCGGCACACTCGATGTAACCGCCTATGGAGATACCAAAGCGACCCTGTCCGGAACAAATCTCGGTGATGAGCTGTGGGCGTATGTCCCGAAAAATGTGTTGCCGTACCTCAAGTACTTCTCGGATCCGGACTATTGTCATCTCTGTTATGTTGACATTTCCCCATATATTGTCGATGCCAGCATTGCAAAGCCGGCAGCGTGTATGGAAGCGAAGGCCGAGGATTGCACAAAAGATTTAACCAGCTGGCGAACCGTAGTCATCGGGGGGATGGGACAAGGAGGTGCCAGCAGGGATAAAGCGGGAACCTGCAAAGATGCTACCGGCGTGGATTGCGTAAAATCGCCCCTCGACGGTGTCGGCTTTTCGTCATACTATGCTCTGGATATTACCAAGCAGTTCGTTTCATCGGGAAACCCGGTAATGCCGACCCTCCTCTGGGAATTTGCGCATCCGGAACTCGGATATTCGACATCCGGGCCGGTAGTGATGCGGATCAATGGAAAGGATAATTCAAAATCTCCACCGGTGCCTGACCCAACCAAAAATGGCAATTGGTATGCTGTATTTGCTTCCGGCCCCACCGGCCCGATTTCCGGTCAACAATTCTTGGGGAAGTCCGATCAGAATCTCAAGCTATTTGTACTTAATCTGAAGACCGGCGCGCTGTTGCGAGTTATCGATACCGGCATTCCGTTTGCTTTCTCCGGATCTTTGAATGACGGGCATTCCGATACTGACAGAGTTGATCCGGAGAATCGGGGTTTTTATTCGGATGATGCACTCTACATCGGGTACACAAAAAGGGCTGGTGCAGGTACTGTTGCCAGCCCCTATACGTGGACAGACGGTGGGGTAGTACGGCTTTTGACAAAGGAAGACCCGGACCCGAACAACTGGACTGTAAGCAAGGTCATCGATGGTATCGGGCCGGTTACTACCCGAATTTCAAAACTTCAGGATAAAATTGACAACATCCTATGGCTCTTCTTCGGCACCGGCCGTTATTACTACGGCGCAGACGATATTGCCGTACAGCGCACCCTCTTCGGGGTGAAGGATCCGTGCTTCAAGGCAGTAGTCACTCATCTCGATGGCACCGTCTCCAAGAAAGGAGACATTGACGAGGCTTGCACCGAGGCGCCGGTTACCAAGTCGAGCCTCGATATCCAGACGAACATCTCGGCCACATCCCTGACAAGCAAAGGCTGGTACATTGAGCTTGATGCGGCCAGTGGGGGCTATGGAGCGGAGAGAATAATAACCGATACCGTGGCGCAGCAAAACGGTCTCTGCTTCTTCACGAGTTTCAAGCCGAACATGGATGTCTGTTCCTTTGGCGGCAGTTCACATCTGTGGGTTGTGGACTGCGCGACCGGAACCGCACCTAAGGTCAACGCCCTGAAAGGCAGGGCGCTGATCCAGGTCTCTACGGGGAGCTTCGAGTCCGTTGACTTTGGAACCGCCCTTATTGAAAGAGGCAACAGGCGATCTGCGCCAATGATAGGGAAACCGCCCGGCGAACCGCCGACTATCCAATCCCAGGCAAATAACAAACCGGTTAAGAAGATTCTCCGCATACGGGAGAAATAA
- a CDS encoding pilus assembly FimT family protein — MKQDGFSLIELIVVIGISAVLMAIAMLNFNQMMRKSAIDSQVKMLYSELLNTRVQARFQKEARRVGLNSNKVILYSPDLTKSPDVQRDLSSPIEWGGASDILFDTQGLTNAPATGSKSICIQGDNPATYDSIVVFKTRIQMGKRTNPLGGCTIDNIVTQ, encoded by the coding sequence ATGAAACAGGACGGTTTTTCATTGATTGAGCTTATCGTCGTCATCGGGATATCCGCTGTTCTCATGGCTATTGCCATGCTTAATTTCAACCAGATGATGAGAAAGTCTGCGATCGACAGTCAGGTAAAAATGCTGTATTCCGAACTCTTGAACACCAGGGTACAGGCGAGGTTCCAAAAGGAGGCACGTCGGGTCGGACTTAACAGTAACAAGGTTATCCTGTATTCGCCGGATTTAACTAAGTCGCCGGATGTCCAGAGAGACTTATCCTCTCCGATCGAATGGGGCGGCGCATCGGATATTCTCTTTGACACACAAGGCCTGACAAATGCCCCTGCCACCGGCAGCAAGAGTATCTGTATACAGGGGGATAATCCTGCTACTTACGATAGTATAGTGGTTTTCAAGACAAGGATTCAGATGGGAAAAAGAACGAATCCTCTAGGAGGGTGCACCATTGATAATATCGTTACTCAATAA
- a CDS encoding type IV pilus modification PilV family protein, with the protein MIISLLNNKGFTLVEMMFAIMISLLGIFALLQSMDVITQHNVKNQMRDEAVKIADVRLKSMREGPFVENIVYIPYSTVHNESGVRSYVVRKSMTALSVNSRELIVNVGWAYKNISSHHEVRTIKSR; encoded by the coding sequence TTGATAATATCGTTACTCAATAATAAAGGGTTTACTCTTGTTGAAATGATGTTTGCCATAATGATATCGCTTCTCGGCATATTTGCACTGTTGCAGTCCATGGATGTAATCACGCAGCACAATGTCAAGAATCAGATGCGTGACGAGGCAGTGAAGATTGCCGATGTCAGGCTGAAGTCAATGCGGGAAGGCCCTTTTGTCGAGAATATTGTATATATTCCGTACAGCACCGTTCATAACGAATCGGGTGTTCGCTCTTATGTCGTGAGAAAGTCAATGACTGCGTTGTCAGTCAATTCAAGGGAACTTATTGTCAACGTTGGGTGGGCTTATAAAAACATTTCATCTCACCACGAGGTGCGGACCATTAAATCAAGATGA
- a CDS encoding prepilin-type N-terminal cleavage/methylation domain-containing protein — protein sequence MSDKKGFTLIELVVTMAIFVIVIMLSSFVFEKVIGQASQRSKTIEGQLEGVVGLEILRTDLDSAGYGLPFKIMSSATKISGYTEAVDSPNFPVPGVDRASLNDAPATSPRGVVSVNGSGSVGFNQSDYLVIKSVTVALNDTSKKSSRVTYNKIGTDPFGKIAVTGTDDLQPDERAIVMRSTFEGGIEKKRELLIDEKNGGTFFVTVPSTFLPTAFSPLTTDDTCLIYGIDPANGSPLRMPFNRADYFVKRPANVPKICNAGTGVLYKATTNHNNGGITYYPLVDCIGDMQVIYLLDMDEDSAAGTYSNADGSQISPLGDPEKVDGVNVSISDVVATLHDPELLRLRLKEIQVYVLAQMGKRDNVLNYPNDDIVVGKPEAVGRKWSASDMAGTFGAEWRNYRWKVYKITSNASNMQ from the coding sequence ATGTCGGATAAAAAAGGTTTTACACTCATAGAACTGGTTGTGACGATGGCCATATTTGTCATCGTCATCATGCTAAGCTCATTTGTTTTCGAGAAGGTGATCGGTCAGGCAAGCCAGCGCTCCAAAACCATTGAGGGTCAGCTTGAAGGTGTCGTAGGCCTGGAAATATTGAGGACCGACCTGGATAGCGCCGGTTATGGGCTTCCGTTTAAAATTATGTCTTCGGCTACAAAAATATCCGGTTACACCGAAGCGGTGGACTCCCCGAACTTTCCGGTTCCCGGTGTTGATAGGGCTAGTCTCAACGACGCGCCCGCCACGTCGCCTAGAGGCGTTGTGAGCGTAAACGGAAGCGGTAGCGTTGGTTTCAATCAATCTGATTATCTGGTGATAAAATCGGTAACTGTTGCCTTGAATGATACCTCGAAAAAATCGAGTCGTGTCACTTACAACAAAATAGGCACGGATCCCTTCGGTAAGATTGCGGTAACCGGAACCGATGACCTGCAACCGGACGAAAGAGCCATCGTCATGAGATCCACTTTTGAGGGTGGCATAGAGAAGAAAAGAGAACTTTTGATAGACGAGAAGAACGGCGGCACCTTTTTTGTTACGGTTCCGTCGACTTTTCTCCCGACTGCGTTTTCGCCCCTGACAACAGATGATACGTGTCTGATTTACGGGATAGATCCGGCCAATGGGTCACCACTGCGCATGCCTTTCAATCGGGCAGATTATTTCGTCAAAAGGCCGGCTAATGTTCCTAAAATTTGCAATGCCGGCACAGGCGTTTTATACAAGGCCACGACTAATCACAATAATGGTGGTATCACCTATTATCCATTGGTTGATTGCATAGGAGACATGCAAGTGATCTATCTCCTCGACATGGACGAGGATAGTGCCGCCGGGACATACTCCAACGCCGACGGTAGCCAGATATCGCCGCTGGGAGACCCCGAGAAAGTTGACGGCGTGAATGTCTCAATTTCCGATGTGGTGGCAACCTTGCACGATCCCGAGTTGCTCAGACTCAGACTCAAGGAGATCCAGGTGTACGTCCTTGCCCAAATGGGCAAAAGGGATAATGTCTTAAATTATCCTAATGACGACATAGTCGTAGGAAAACCGGAAGCGGTAGGTAGAAAGTGGTCAGCAAGTGATATGGCAGGCACCTTTGGCGCCGAATGGCGTAACTACCGATGGAAAGTGTACAAAATCACATCCAATGCCAGTAATATGCAGTGA
- a CDS encoding helix-turn-helix transcriptional regulator, with amino-acid sequence MTANNNVRNIREERLMSKAELARLAGVSPVTIDRIERGEECRMETKRKIILALGFSLSEKEKVFQD; translated from the coding sequence ATGACAGCAAATAACAATGTCAGAAACATTCGTGAAGAGCGATTGATGAGTAAGGCTGAACTCGCGCGGTTAGCTGGTGTCTCGCCAGTTACGATTGATCGCATAGAGCGTGGCGAAGAGTGCCGCATGGAAACTAAAAGGAAAATCATTCTGGCTCTTGGTTTTTCTTTGTCTGAGAAGGAAAAAGTATTTCAGGACTAA
- the pilM gene encoding type IV pilus biogenesis protein PilM: MFLSKKKDLVGIDIGSSSVKLVQLKEQKGVFHLQNVGILPLPAEAIVDNSLMDSSSIVEAVKNLFKSLNIKAKEAVCSISGNSVIIRKISLPVMPVEELEDQIHWEAEQYIPFDINDVNIDFQILSADELDPSKMNVLLVASKKDIINDYLAVFNEAGIKLMVVDVDSFAVQNAFELNYDFDFEEVSALVNIGASIMNLNIVKGGISLFTRDVQIGGNLYNEEIQKQFGMNNEDAERTKISGDSPDKTRLKDIISRINDTLSLEMRRSLDFYNSTAGEGKISKVYLSGGGAKTTMLLDSVSQKLDLPVEILNPFLKIRYNEKEFDPEYLQEIGPLVTVAIGLATRRLGDK; the protein is encoded by the coding sequence ATGTTTCTCTCAAAAAAGAAAGATTTAGTTGGTATCGATATCGGCTCCAGTTCTGTAAAGCTTGTGCAGCTTAAGGAGCAAAAGGGGGTGTTTCATCTGCAGAATGTCGGAATACTCCCTCTGCCTGCAGAGGCCATTGTCGATAACAGCCTTATGGATAGCTCTTCCATCGTGGAAGCCGTGAAAAATCTCTTTAAAAGTCTGAATATAAAGGCAAAAGAGGCGGTCTGCTCCATATCTGGCAATTCGGTTATCATCAGGAAAATATCCTTGCCCGTCATGCCTGTTGAAGAGCTTGAAGATCAAATACACTGGGAGGCTGAACAGTATATACCCTTTGATATCAACGACGTAAATATCGATTTTCAGATTTTGTCTGCTGACGAACTTGATCCGTCAAAAATGAACGTCCTGCTTGTTGCCAGTAAAAAAGACATAATAAACGATTATCTTGCGGTATTTAATGAAGCCGGCATCAAGCTGATGGTTGTGGATGTGGATTCATTTGCGGTGCAGAACGCCTTCGAGCTCAACTACGATTTCGATTTTGAAGAGGTCTCGGCGCTTGTAAATATAGGTGCCAGCATCATGAATCTGAACATTGTGAAAGGGGGCATTTCTCTCTTTACCCGCGATGTTCAAATAGGTGGCAATCTTTACAACGAAGAGATTCAAAAGCAATTCGGAATGAACAACGAAGATGCCGAAAGAACTAAAATTTCCGGGGATTCTCCTGATAAAACCAGGCTCAAGGACATTATTTCACGTATAAACGATACCCTTTCCCTGGAGATGCGCAGGTCTCTGGACTTTTACAATTCAACGGCAGGCGAAGGGAAAATAAGCAAGGTGTATCTCAGTGGTGGCGGTGCAAAAACAACGATGCTGCTGGATTCTGTGAGCCAGAAACTTGATTTACCTGTAGAAATACTTAATCCGTTTTTAAAGATCAGATACAATGAAAAAGAGTTTGATCCAGAGTATCTTCAAGAGATAGGTCCTCTTGTGACTGTTGCTATAGGGCTGGCGACAAGGAGGCTTGGAGATAAATGA
- a CDS encoding PilN domain-containing protein, translating into MIKINLLPVRASKKKETTRQQISILIISVIGVLVVGLSLYSLTLAKISATKDEVSKSEQEIQQLKAKIGQIDNIKKLQAEVKKKLDVLNQLRKEKSGPASRLAKLSDAVPEKLWLTKYTENAGNVSISGIAFSEDLIAEFMRNLQASDDFSNIDLQVSEQSEISGTKVKKFDITFILKGLKKEEPAKPGSK; encoded by the coding sequence ATGATAAAGATCAATTTACTGCCGGTCAGGGCTTCTAAAAAGAAGGAAACCACCAGACAACAGATTTCTATTCTTATAATCTCTGTCATTGGCGTTCTTGTTGTCGGTCTTAGCCTGTATAGTTTAACCCTTGCAAAAATCAGTGCGACTAAGGATGAAGTCAGTAAGTCTGAGCAGGAGATTCAACAACTAAAAGCCAAGATTGGTCAGATTGATAATATCAAAAAGCTCCAGGCAGAAGTAAAGAAGAAACTCGACGTACTCAATCAATTAAGAAAAGAAAAGAGCGGTCCGGCCAGCAGGTTGGCAAAGCTGAGCGATGCTGTGCCGGAGAAGCTTTGGCTCACTAAATATACTGAAAATGCAGGTAATGTTTCAATTTCCGGCATAGCATTCAGTGAAGACCTTATTGCTGAATTTATGCGCAATCTTCAGGCGTCAGATGATTTCTCCAATATTGATCTTCAGGTATCAGAACAGTCTGAAATTTCTGGAACAAAAGTAAAGAAGTTCGATATTACTTTTATTCTTAAGGGATTGAAGAAGGAAGAGCCGGCAAAACCTGGCAGTAAATAA
- a CDS encoding type IV pilus inner membrane component PilO, protein MDPQIEKILKLPTKQKVALLILVLALEGLGIFFGLYQPKMNELKGFQAKLEELQKKITEDKKVADNISKYKKEYDQLQNELKTALTELPNQKEIPSLLTSITSAGKSAGLDFLLFKPKPEESKDFYAAVPVDISVSGSFYNIADFFVSVANLPRIVNINNVNFADIKNVNGRTTLKVNCLATTFRFIDKKEIKDEKKGK, encoded by the coding sequence ATGGACCCACAAATAGAAAAAATATTAAAGCTTCCTACCAAACAAAAAGTAGCATTGTTGATTCTTGTTCTGGCATTGGAAGGCCTTGGCATTTTCTTTGGCTTGTATCAACCCAAGATGAATGAACTTAAAGGATTTCAAGCAAAGCTTGAGGAACTGCAAAAAAAGATCACAGAAGATAAAAAAGTTGCTGACAATATTTCAAAATATAAAAAAGAATACGATCAATTGCAAAATGAATTGAAGACCGCCCTCACCGAGTTGCCCAATCAGAAAGAAATACCTTCACTTTTAACCAGTATAACAAGTGCGGGTAAAAGTGCCGGACTCGATTTTCTTCTGTTTAAACCAAAGCCCGAGGAATCCAAGGACTTTTATGCTGCTGTTCCTGTCGACATTTCCGTTTCCGGTTCTTTTTATAACATTGCCGACTTTTTTGTCTCAGTAGCCAATCTCCCCCGCATCGTAAATATAAACAATGTAAATTTTGCGGATATAAAAAACGTTAACGGCCGGACGACGTTAAAAGTCAATTGCCTTGCCACTACCTTCCGCTTCATTGACAAGAAAGAGATAAAAGATGAAAAGAAAGGAAAATAG
- a CDS encoding pilus assembly protein PilP: MKRKENRLRVITLLFIVSGLVFIGCKKKEDITVQQAAQPKVATKPNVPVQKQPSSAKGTASGVMNYDFKNKKDPFKAFLMPTEPSASKAKTVKARTSELLPIQNYDVSKFTVSGIITGLKENKALIIDPTGKGYVVRQGMLIGNNDGRITRISPSSIEISEQFRDDSGHVKKRKIVLPLAKKK, from the coding sequence ATGAAAAGAAAGGAAAATAGATTACGTGTAATTACTCTGCTTTTTATTGTGTCCGGGCTGGTATTTATTGGATGCAAAAAGAAAGAAGATATTACTGTGCAGCAGGCGGCGCAACCAAAAGTTGCAACAAAGCCAAATGTGCCTGTGCAGAAACAGCCTTCATCAGCTAAAGGCACTGCTTCAGGTGTCATGAATTATGACTTCAAAAATAAAAAAGATCCTTTTAAGGCTTTCTTGATGCCGACTGAGCCGTCTGCGTCCAAAGCAAAGACGGTTAAAGCAAGAACATCAGAACTCTTGCCGATACAAAATTATGATGTTAGCAAGTTCACCGTTTCCGGGATAATTACCGGGCTTAAGGAAAACAAAGCTTTAATAATAGACCCGACCGGCAAGGGATATGTCGTCAGACAGGGGATGCTGATCGGAAATAACGATGGTCGCATCACCAGGATATCACCGTCGTCTATCGAAATTTCTGAACAGTTCCGTGACGATAGCGGTCATGTAAAGAAAAGAAAAATTGTGCTGCCACTGGCCAAGAAAAAGTAA